From one Stigmatopora nigra isolate UIUO_SnigA chromosome 8, RoL_Snig_1.1, whole genome shotgun sequence genomic stretch:
- the nlrx1 gene encoding NLR family member X1 isoform X1, which translates to MSGSLQRLMSHLFIFWKWKRRAHICLHPGATIYCKRICSTMIEQDLIEIHKRKLSLWFSHLPQEEKQFGGYFSTEMMHVDPLILERKPEERAGLLSSFVKPQASVAPSLTVDKLFETNEDHHQDRGLNVLLYGAVGTGKSTVVRKLILDWCAGTTLTNFKLVIPFSCEDLGQLTKVASLRDLISRKYLHLKNNPLLCGESNKAKDILFIFNGMEKMELDFRIGSTELCSDPNEALPARAVVVNLLRKYLLPEVSVLVTTRLSALDRIPSKYVSCYAQICGFNDPNRQRAYFTSRLLQQSGELVQTHDAQALVELLYLNLQRESQLAAACFLPSYCWLTCATLHFLHFTDAKAPIRTLTGIYTSFLRLNFGGEVLGKATVPNQDIHSNLMLYVVSTVGKLAYDGVTYKRTSFSEQELEQWIGGKTKTDEELRQLAVFRTDVLDFFLAPCVESCKNIPTELCEHDERRYVFAVPAMQEYMAALYVVLGENKSVLEKLTKQVSLAIGQATEDVSAIINIFSKFIPLRIFAVFNLIKLFPKFYEKISIRNKGNIARTMAAELFRKEDSYNEDVLDQVEKNLLGVHGPPSKQQIEALPFELYPIFMGGLLHYSNRVLLKNLGCDIQSVTVAQITRALRKYLVREINKPQPPEELMDLLVLLYEFQNPRLTAEVLASIRNICLHNIRMTPLKCFVLSSVLSCAPPSYQLEELDLSSCLLTREMLQMLSPAFRHTRNLNLQFNSLAPDSCILLRDLLKDSQSCVRVLLLCDNQLLDSGASLLLEALPENQSLRHLSLMHTSLGDKGALELAERLQQHTGLQELNVAYNNIGDNAALRLVDACREHPSIDIVHLYLNPLSDVGKQSLYVRGIPKSRGSGRRVRVLASVTEGSNLSEDWHPILSVIRENASSWERDRLKQQLKVFLRDLEWGRQQQQSFLKKLHFRRVEKGVRQTLRMLENDTPHSSASAKNQ; encoded by the exons ATGAGCGGCTCGTTGCAGCG ACTTATGAGTCACCTTTTCATATTTTGGAAATGGAAGAGGAGAGCACATATTTGTCTCCACCCAGGTGCTACAATTTACTGCAAGAGGATTTGCTCCACAATGATAGAACAAG ATCTCATAGAGATCCACAAGAGAAAGCTGTCCCTTTGGTTCAGTCATCTTCCCCAAGAAGAGAAACAGTTTGGAGGCTACTTTAGCACAGAGATGATGCATGTCGATCCATTAATCCTGGAAAGGAAGCCAGAAGAAAGAGCAGGACTTCTCAGCTCTTTTGTAAAACCCCAAGCTTCTGTCGCCCCCTCCTTAACAGTCGATAAACTTTTTGAAACAAATGAAGACCATCACCAGGACCGAGGACTTAATGTACTTTTGTACGGTGCTGTGGGAACAGGAAAAAGCACAGTTGTCCGAAAGCTGATTCTAGATTGGTGTGCAGGGACCACACTGACCAACTTCAAACTGGTCATTCCATTTTCCTGTGAGGATCTTGGTCAATTAACAAA GGTCGCATCTTTGAGAGACCTGATCAGTAGGAAGTACCTtcacttgaaaaataaccccCTGCTCTGTGGGGAAAGCAACAAAGCCAAAGACATTCTCTTCATATTCAATGGCATGGAAAAGATGGAACTTGACTTCCGCATTGGTTCCACCGAACTTTGCAGTGATCCAAACGAGGCCCTGCCTGCACGAGCGGTTGTTGTCAACCTTCTCCGCAAGTACCTTCTCCCCGAG GTCAGCGTTTTAGTGACCACCAGACTTTCTGCCTTGGACCGCATCCCTTCAAAGTATGTTAGCTGCTACGCACAAATTTGTGGCTTCAACGACCCGAACCGTCAACGTGCCTACTTCACCAGTCGCCTTCTTCAGCAGAGTGGGGAACTTGTGCAGACACATGATGCTCAAGCTCTTGTAGAGCTACTTTATCTCAATCTCCAGAGGGAAAGCCAGCTGGCAGCAGCCTGCTTTCTACCGTCTTACTGCTGGCTCACATGTGCAACATTGCACTTTCTTCATTTTACTGATGCCAAGGCACCCATTCGCACTTTGACTGGCATCTATACCAGTTTTCTTAGGCTCAACTTTGGAGGGGAGGTACTCGGCAAAGCTACTGTGCCCAATCAGGATATACATAGTAATTTAATGTTGTATGTTGTCAGCACAGTTGGCAAACTTGCTTATGATGGTGTGACATACAAACGCACCTCATTCTCAGAACAGGAGCTAGAGCAGTGGATTGGAGGAAAGACCAAGACTGATGAGGAGTTGCGTCAGCTCGCTGTCTTCAGAACTGATGTACTAGACTTTTTTCTGGCTCCCTGCGTtgaaagttgtaaaaatataCCCACAGAACTTTGTGAACATGATGAGAGGCGGTATGTATTTGCTGTTCCAGCCATGCAGGAATACATGGCGGCGCTCTATGTGGTTCTAGGAGAGAATAAATCAGTTCTGGAAAAGCTGACAAAGCAGGTGTCTTTGGCCATTGGACAGGCAACTGAGGATGTCAGTgccattattaatatattttccaaATTCATCCCACTCAGAATCTTTGCAGTCTTCAACCTAATCAAACTTTTTCCAAAGTTTTATGAAAAAATCAGTATTCGAAACAAGGGCAATATTGCAAGGACAATGGCAGCTGAGCTATTTCGCAAGGAAGATAGCTACAATGAGGACGTTTTGGACCAGGTTGAGAAAAACCTTCTGGGAGTGCATGGTCCTCCATCAAAACAGCAAATTGAGGCACTGCCTTTTGAACTGTACCCAATCTTTATGGGTGGACTCTTGCATTACAGCAACCGAGTCCTTCTAAAGAATCTTGGCTGTGACATCCAGAGTGTCACTGTAGCTCAGATCACACGAGCACTTCGGAAATATCTTGTTAGAG AAATTAATAAGCCACAACCGCCAGAGGAGTTAATGGATCTTTTGGTTCTTCTGTACGAGTTTCAAAATCCTCGCCTAACTGCGGAGGTCCTGGCCTCAATTAGAAACATCTGCCTCCACAATATACGAATGACTCCCCTCAAATGCTTCGTGTTGAGTTCTGTGCTTTCTTGCGCCCCTCCAAG TTACCAACTGGAAGAGTTGGATCTTTCCTCGTGTCTCCTTACGAGAGAAATGCTTCAGATGTTGTCACCTGCCTTCAGACACACTCGCAACCTCAA CCTACAGTTCAATAGCCTTGCTCCCGACTCCTGCATCCTCCTGAGAGATCTACTAAAAGACTCCCAAAGTTGTGTTAGAGTACTGCT ACTTTGTGACAACCAACTACTAGACTCCGGAGCCTCTCTTCTTCTCGAGGCCCTTCCAGAAAACCAGTCCTTGAGGCATCTGTCCCTGATGCACACCAGCTTGGGGGACAAAGGCGCCCTTGAGTTGGCTGAGAGACTTCAGCAGCATACTGGGCTCCAGGAACTCAATGTTGCTTATAATAACATTGGAGACAATGCTGCCCTGAGACTTGTAGATGCTTGCAGGGAACATCCCAGCATTGACATTGTTCA TTTGTACCTGAACCCCTTGAGTGATGTCGGCAAGCAGTCGTTGTATGTCCGAGGCATTCCCAAGAGCCGCGGCAGTGGGCGGCGAGTCAGAGTCCTTGCTTCCGTCACTGAGGGTTCTAATCTGTCAGAGGACTGGCATCCTATTCTCAGTGTCATTCGTGAGAATGCCTCATCCTGGGAACGAGATCGTTTGAAACAGCAGCTTAAG
- the nlrx1 gene encoding NLR family member X1 isoform X3 — MSGSLQRLMSHLFIFWKWKRRAHICLHPGATIYCKRICSTMIEQDLIEIHKRKLSLWFSHLPQEEKQFGGYFSTEMMHVDPLILERKPEERAGLLSSFVKPQASVAPSLTVDKLFETNEDHHQDRGLNVLLYGAVGTGKSTVVRKLILDWCAGTTLTNFKLVIPFSCEDLGQLTKVASLRDLISRKYLHLKNNPLLCGESNKAKDILFIFNGMEKMELDFRIGSTELCSDPNEALPARAVVVNLLRKYLLPEVSVLVTTRLSALDRIPSKYVSCYAQICGFNDPNRQRAYFTSRLLQQSGELVQTHDAQALVELLYLNLQRESQLAAACFLPSYCWLTCATLHFLHFTDAKAPIRTLTGIYTSFLRLNFGGEVLGKATVPNQDIHSNLMLYVVSTVGKLAYDGVTYKRTSFSEQELEQWIGGKTKTDEELRQLAVFRTDVLDFFLAPCVESCKNIPTELCEHDERRYVFAVPAMQEYMAALYVVLGENKSVLEKLTKQVSLAIGQATEDVSAIINIFSKFIPLRIFAVFNLIKLFPKFYEKISIRNKGNIARTMAAELFRKEDSYNEDVLDQVEKNLLGVHGPPSKQQIEALPFELYPIFMGGLLHYSNRVLLKNLGCDIQSVTVAQITRALRKYLVREINKPQPPEELMDLLVLLYEFQNPRLTAEVLASIRNICLHNIRMTPLKCFVLSSVLSCAPPSYQLEELDLSSCLLTREMLQMLSPAFRHTRNLKLCDNQLLDSGASLLLEALPENQSLRHLSLMHTSLGDKGALELAERLQQHTGLQELNVAYNNIGDNAALRLVDACREHPSIDIVHLYLNPLSDVGKQSLYVRGIPKSRGSGRRVRVLASVTEGSNLSEDWHPILSVIRENASSWERDRLKQQLKVFLRDLEWGRQQQQSFLKKLHFRRVEKGVRQTLRMLENDTPHSSASAKNQ; from the exons ATGAGCGGCTCGTTGCAGCG ACTTATGAGTCACCTTTTCATATTTTGGAAATGGAAGAGGAGAGCACATATTTGTCTCCACCCAGGTGCTACAATTTACTGCAAGAGGATTTGCTCCACAATGATAGAACAAG ATCTCATAGAGATCCACAAGAGAAAGCTGTCCCTTTGGTTCAGTCATCTTCCCCAAGAAGAGAAACAGTTTGGAGGCTACTTTAGCACAGAGATGATGCATGTCGATCCATTAATCCTGGAAAGGAAGCCAGAAGAAAGAGCAGGACTTCTCAGCTCTTTTGTAAAACCCCAAGCTTCTGTCGCCCCCTCCTTAACAGTCGATAAACTTTTTGAAACAAATGAAGACCATCACCAGGACCGAGGACTTAATGTACTTTTGTACGGTGCTGTGGGAACAGGAAAAAGCACAGTTGTCCGAAAGCTGATTCTAGATTGGTGTGCAGGGACCACACTGACCAACTTCAAACTGGTCATTCCATTTTCCTGTGAGGATCTTGGTCAATTAACAAA GGTCGCATCTTTGAGAGACCTGATCAGTAGGAAGTACCTtcacttgaaaaataaccccCTGCTCTGTGGGGAAAGCAACAAAGCCAAAGACATTCTCTTCATATTCAATGGCATGGAAAAGATGGAACTTGACTTCCGCATTGGTTCCACCGAACTTTGCAGTGATCCAAACGAGGCCCTGCCTGCACGAGCGGTTGTTGTCAACCTTCTCCGCAAGTACCTTCTCCCCGAG GTCAGCGTTTTAGTGACCACCAGACTTTCTGCCTTGGACCGCATCCCTTCAAAGTATGTTAGCTGCTACGCACAAATTTGTGGCTTCAACGACCCGAACCGTCAACGTGCCTACTTCACCAGTCGCCTTCTTCAGCAGAGTGGGGAACTTGTGCAGACACATGATGCTCAAGCTCTTGTAGAGCTACTTTATCTCAATCTCCAGAGGGAAAGCCAGCTGGCAGCAGCCTGCTTTCTACCGTCTTACTGCTGGCTCACATGTGCAACATTGCACTTTCTTCATTTTACTGATGCCAAGGCACCCATTCGCACTTTGACTGGCATCTATACCAGTTTTCTTAGGCTCAACTTTGGAGGGGAGGTACTCGGCAAAGCTACTGTGCCCAATCAGGATATACATAGTAATTTAATGTTGTATGTTGTCAGCACAGTTGGCAAACTTGCTTATGATGGTGTGACATACAAACGCACCTCATTCTCAGAACAGGAGCTAGAGCAGTGGATTGGAGGAAAGACCAAGACTGATGAGGAGTTGCGTCAGCTCGCTGTCTTCAGAACTGATGTACTAGACTTTTTTCTGGCTCCCTGCGTtgaaagttgtaaaaatataCCCACAGAACTTTGTGAACATGATGAGAGGCGGTATGTATTTGCTGTTCCAGCCATGCAGGAATACATGGCGGCGCTCTATGTGGTTCTAGGAGAGAATAAATCAGTTCTGGAAAAGCTGACAAAGCAGGTGTCTTTGGCCATTGGACAGGCAACTGAGGATGTCAGTgccattattaatatattttccaaATTCATCCCACTCAGAATCTTTGCAGTCTTCAACCTAATCAAACTTTTTCCAAAGTTTTATGAAAAAATCAGTATTCGAAACAAGGGCAATATTGCAAGGACAATGGCAGCTGAGCTATTTCGCAAGGAAGATAGCTACAATGAGGACGTTTTGGACCAGGTTGAGAAAAACCTTCTGGGAGTGCATGGTCCTCCATCAAAACAGCAAATTGAGGCACTGCCTTTTGAACTGTACCCAATCTTTATGGGTGGACTCTTGCATTACAGCAACCGAGTCCTTCTAAAGAATCTTGGCTGTGACATCCAGAGTGTCACTGTAGCTCAGATCACACGAGCACTTCGGAAATATCTTGTTAGAG AAATTAATAAGCCACAACCGCCAGAGGAGTTAATGGATCTTTTGGTTCTTCTGTACGAGTTTCAAAATCCTCGCCTAACTGCGGAGGTCCTGGCCTCAATTAGAAACATCTGCCTCCACAATATACGAATGACTCCCCTCAAATGCTTCGTGTTGAGTTCTGTGCTTTCTTGCGCCCCTCCAAG TTACCAACTGGAAGAGTTGGATCTTTCCTCGTGTCTCCTTACGAGAGAAATGCTTCAGATGTTGTCACCTGCCTTCAGACACACTCGCAACCTCAA ACTTTGTGACAACCAACTACTAGACTCCGGAGCCTCTCTTCTTCTCGAGGCCCTTCCAGAAAACCAGTCCTTGAGGCATCTGTCCCTGATGCACACCAGCTTGGGGGACAAAGGCGCCCTTGAGTTGGCTGAGAGACTTCAGCAGCATACTGGGCTCCAGGAACTCAATGTTGCTTATAATAACATTGGAGACAATGCTGCCCTGAGACTTGTAGATGCTTGCAGGGAACATCCCAGCATTGACATTGTTCA TTTGTACCTGAACCCCTTGAGTGATGTCGGCAAGCAGTCGTTGTATGTCCGAGGCATTCCCAAGAGCCGCGGCAGTGGGCGGCGAGTCAGAGTCCTTGCTTCCGTCACTGAGGGTTCTAATCTGTCAGAGGACTGGCATCCTATTCTCAGTGTCATTCGTGAGAATGCCTCATCCTGGGAACGAGATCGTTTGAAACAGCAGCTTAAG
- the nlrx1 gene encoding NLR family member X1 isoform X4 — MEEESTYLSPPRCYNLLQEDLLHNDRTRVASLRDLISRKYLHLKNNPLLCGESNKAKDILFIFNGMEKMELDFRIGSTELCSDPNEALPARAVVVNLLRKYLLPEVSVLVTTRLSALDRIPSKYVSCYAQICGFNDPNRQRAYFTSRLLQQSGELVQTHDAQALVELLYLNLQRESQLAAACFLPSYCWLTCATLHFLHFTDAKAPIRTLTGIYTSFLRLNFGGEVLGKATVPNQDIHSNLMLYVVSTVGKLAYDGVTYKRTSFSEQELEQWIGGKTKTDEELRQLAVFRTDVLDFFLAPCVESCKNIPTELCEHDERRYVFAVPAMQEYMAALYVVLGENKSVLEKLTKQVSLAIGQATEDVSAIINIFSKFIPLRIFAVFNLIKLFPKFYEKISIRNKGNIARTMAAELFRKEDSYNEDVLDQVEKNLLGVHGPPSKQQIEALPFELYPIFMGGLLHYSNRVLLKNLGCDIQSVTVAQITRALRKYLVREINKPQPPEELMDLLVLLYEFQNPRLTAEVLASIRNICLHNIRMTPLKCFVLSSVLSCAPPSYQLEELDLSSCLLTREMLQMLSPAFRHTRNLNLQFNSLAPDSCILLRDLLKDSQSCVRVLLLCDNQLLDSGASLLLEALPENQSLRHLSLMHTSLGDKGALELAERLQQHTGLQELNVAYNNIGDNAALRLVDACREHPSIDIVHLYLNPLSDVGKQSLYVRGIPKSRGSGRRVRVLASVTEGSNLSEDWHPILSVIRENASSWERDRLKQQLKVFLRDLEWGRQQQQSFLKKLHFRRVEKGVRQTLRMLENDTPHSSASAKNQ, encoded by the exons ATGGAAGAGGAGAGCACATATTTGTCTCCACCCAGGTGCTACAATTTACTGCAAGAGGATTTGCTCCACAATGATAGAACAAG GGTCGCATCTTTGAGAGACCTGATCAGTAGGAAGTACCTtcacttgaaaaataaccccCTGCTCTGTGGGGAAAGCAACAAAGCCAAAGACATTCTCTTCATATTCAATGGCATGGAAAAGATGGAACTTGACTTCCGCATTGGTTCCACCGAACTTTGCAGTGATCCAAACGAGGCCCTGCCTGCACGAGCGGTTGTTGTCAACCTTCTCCGCAAGTACCTTCTCCCCGAG GTCAGCGTTTTAGTGACCACCAGACTTTCTGCCTTGGACCGCATCCCTTCAAAGTATGTTAGCTGCTACGCACAAATTTGTGGCTTCAACGACCCGAACCGTCAACGTGCCTACTTCACCAGTCGCCTTCTTCAGCAGAGTGGGGAACTTGTGCAGACACATGATGCTCAAGCTCTTGTAGAGCTACTTTATCTCAATCTCCAGAGGGAAAGCCAGCTGGCAGCAGCCTGCTTTCTACCGTCTTACTGCTGGCTCACATGTGCAACATTGCACTTTCTTCATTTTACTGATGCCAAGGCACCCATTCGCACTTTGACTGGCATCTATACCAGTTTTCTTAGGCTCAACTTTGGAGGGGAGGTACTCGGCAAAGCTACTGTGCCCAATCAGGATATACATAGTAATTTAATGTTGTATGTTGTCAGCACAGTTGGCAAACTTGCTTATGATGGTGTGACATACAAACGCACCTCATTCTCAGAACAGGAGCTAGAGCAGTGGATTGGAGGAAAGACCAAGACTGATGAGGAGTTGCGTCAGCTCGCTGTCTTCAGAACTGATGTACTAGACTTTTTTCTGGCTCCCTGCGTtgaaagttgtaaaaatataCCCACAGAACTTTGTGAACATGATGAGAGGCGGTATGTATTTGCTGTTCCAGCCATGCAGGAATACATGGCGGCGCTCTATGTGGTTCTAGGAGAGAATAAATCAGTTCTGGAAAAGCTGACAAAGCAGGTGTCTTTGGCCATTGGACAGGCAACTGAGGATGTCAGTgccattattaatatattttccaaATTCATCCCACTCAGAATCTTTGCAGTCTTCAACCTAATCAAACTTTTTCCAAAGTTTTATGAAAAAATCAGTATTCGAAACAAGGGCAATATTGCAAGGACAATGGCAGCTGAGCTATTTCGCAAGGAAGATAGCTACAATGAGGACGTTTTGGACCAGGTTGAGAAAAACCTTCTGGGAGTGCATGGTCCTCCATCAAAACAGCAAATTGAGGCACTGCCTTTTGAACTGTACCCAATCTTTATGGGTGGACTCTTGCATTACAGCAACCGAGTCCTTCTAAAGAATCTTGGCTGTGACATCCAGAGTGTCACTGTAGCTCAGATCACACGAGCACTTCGGAAATATCTTGTTAGAG AAATTAATAAGCCACAACCGCCAGAGGAGTTAATGGATCTTTTGGTTCTTCTGTACGAGTTTCAAAATCCTCGCCTAACTGCGGAGGTCCTGGCCTCAATTAGAAACATCTGCCTCCACAATATACGAATGACTCCCCTCAAATGCTTCGTGTTGAGTTCTGTGCTTTCTTGCGCCCCTCCAAG TTACCAACTGGAAGAGTTGGATCTTTCCTCGTGTCTCCTTACGAGAGAAATGCTTCAGATGTTGTCACCTGCCTTCAGACACACTCGCAACCTCAA CCTACAGTTCAATAGCCTTGCTCCCGACTCCTGCATCCTCCTGAGAGATCTACTAAAAGACTCCCAAAGTTGTGTTAGAGTACTGCT ACTTTGTGACAACCAACTACTAGACTCCGGAGCCTCTCTTCTTCTCGAGGCCCTTCCAGAAAACCAGTCCTTGAGGCATCTGTCCCTGATGCACACCAGCTTGGGGGACAAAGGCGCCCTTGAGTTGGCTGAGAGACTTCAGCAGCATACTGGGCTCCAGGAACTCAATGTTGCTTATAATAACATTGGAGACAATGCTGCCCTGAGACTTGTAGATGCTTGCAGGGAACATCCCAGCATTGACATTGTTCA TTTGTACCTGAACCCCTTGAGTGATGTCGGCAAGCAGTCGTTGTATGTCCGAGGCATTCCCAAGAGCCGCGGCAGTGGGCGGCGAGTCAGAGTCCTTGCTTCCGTCACTGAGGGTTCTAATCTGTCAGAGGACTGGCATCCTATTCTCAGTGTCATTCGTGAGAATGCCTCATCCTGGGAACGAGATCGTTTGAAACAGCAGCTTAAG
- the nlrx1 gene encoding NLR family member X1 isoform X2, translated as MSHLFIFWKWKRRAHICLHPGATIYCKRICSTMIEQDLIEIHKRKLSLWFSHLPQEEKQFGGYFSTEMMHVDPLILERKPEERAGLLSSFVKPQASVAPSLTVDKLFETNEDHHQDRGLNVLLYGAVGTGKSTVVRKLILDWCAGTTLTNFKLVIPFSCEDLGQLTKVASLRDLISRKYLHLKNNPLLCGESNKAKDILFIFNGMEKMELDFRIGSTELCSDPNEALPARAVVVNLLRKYLLPEVSVLVTTRLSALDRIPSKYVSCYAQICGFNDPNRQRAYFTSRLLQQSGELVQTHDAQALVELLYLNLQRESQLAAACFLPSYCWLTCATLHFLHFTDAKAPIRTLTGIYTSFLRLNFGGEVLGKATVPNQDIHSNLMLYVVSTVGKLAYDGVTYKRTSFSEQELEQWIGGKTKTDEELRQLAVFRTDVLDFFLAPCVESCKNIPTELCEHDERRYVFAVPAMQEYMAALYVVLGENKSVLEKLTKQVSLAIGQATEDVSAIINIFSKFIPLRIFAVFNLIKLFPKFYEKISIRNKGNIARTMAAELFRKEDSYNEDVLDQVEKNLLGVHGPPSKQQIEALPFELYPIFMGGLLHYSNRVLLKNLGCDIQSVTVAQITRALRKYLVREINKPQPPEELMDLLVLLYEFQNPRLTAEVLASIRNICLHNIRMTPLKCFVLSSVLSCAPPSYQLEELDLSSCLLTREMLQMLSPAFRHTRNLNLQFNSLAPDSCILLRDLLKDSQSCVRVLLLCDNQLLDSGASLLLEALPENQSLRHLSLMHTSLGDKGALELAERLQQHTGLQELNVAYNNIGDNAALRLVDACREHPSIDIVHLYLNPLSDVGKQSLYVRGIPKSRGSGRRVRVLASVTEGSNLSEDWHPILSVIRENASSWERDRLKQQLKVFLRDLEWGRQQQQSFLKKLHFRRVEKGVRQTLRMLENDTPHSSASAKNQ; from the exons ATGAGTCACCTTTTCATATTTTGGAAATGGAAGAGGAGAGCACATATTTGTCTCCACCCAGGTGCTACAATTTACTGCAAGAGGATTTGCTCCACAATGATAGAACAAG ATCTCATAGAGATCCACAAGAGAAAGCTGTCCCTTTGGTTCAGTCATCTTCCCCAAGAAGAGAAACAGTTTGGAGGCTACTTTAGCACAGAGATGATGCATGTCGATCCATTAATCCTGGAAAGGAAGCCAGAAGAAAGAGCAGGACTTCTCAGCTCTTTTGTAAAACCCCAAGCTTCTGTCGCCCCCTCCTTAACAGTCGATAAACTTTTTGAAACAAATGAAGACCATCACCAGGACCGAGGACTTAATGTACTTTTGTACGGTGCTGTGGGAACAGGAAAAAGCACAGTTGTCCGAAAGCTGATTCTAGATTGGTGTGCAGGGACCACACTGACCAACTTCAAACTGGTCATTCCATTTTCCTGTGAGGATCTTGGTCAATTAACAAA GGTCGCATCTTTGAGAGACCTGATCAGTAGGAAGTACCTtcacttgaaaaataaccccCTGCTCTGTGGGGAAAGCAACAAAGCCAAAGACATTCTCTTCATATTCAATGGCATGGAAAAGATGGAACTTGACTTCCGCATTGGTTCCACCGAACTTTGCAGTGATCCAAACGAGGCCCTGCCTGCACGAGCGGTTGTTGTCAACCTTCTCCGCAAGTACCTTCTCCCCGAG GTCAGCGTTTTAGTGACCACCAGACTTTCTGCCTTGGACCGCATCCCTTCAAAGTATGTTAGCTGCTACGCACAAATTTGTGGCTTCAACGACCCGAACCGTCAACGTGCCTACTTCACCAGTCGCCTTCTTCAGCAGAGTGGGGAACTTGTGCAGACACATGATGCTCAAGCTCTTGTAGAGCTACTTTATCTCAATCTCCAGAGGGAAAGCCAGCTGGCAGCAGCCTGCTTTCTACCGTCTTACTGCTGGCTCACATGTGCAACATTGCACTTTCTTCATTTTACTGATGCCAAGGCACCCATTCGCACTTTGACTGGCATCTATACCAGTTTTCTTAGGCTCAACTTTGGAGGGGAGGTACTCGGCAAAGCTACTGTGCCCAATCAGGATATACATAGTAATTTAATGTTGTATGTTGTCAGCACAGTTGGCAAACTTGCTTATGATGGTGTGACATACAAACGCACCTCATTCTCAGAACAGGAGCTAGAGCAGTGGATTGGAGGAAAGACCAAGACTGATGAGGAGTTGCGTCAGCTCGCTGTCTTCAGAACTGATGTACTAGACTTTTTTCTGGCTCCCTGCGTtgaaagttgtaaaaatataCCCACAGAACTTTGTGAACATGATGAGAGGCGGTATGTATTTGCTGTTCCAGCCATGCAGGAATACATGGCGGCGCTCTATGTGGTTCTAGGAGAGAATAAATCAGTTCTGGAAAAGCTGACAAAGCAGGTGTCTTTGGCCATTGGACAGGCAACTGAGGATGTCAGTgccattattaatatattttccaaATTCATCCCACTCAGAATCTTTGCAGTCTTCAACCTAATCAAACTTTTTCCAAAGTTTTATGAAAAAATCAGTATTCGAAACAAGGGCAATATTGCAAGGACAATGGCAGCTGAGCTATTTCGCAAGGAAGATAGCTACAATGAGGACGTTTTGGACCAGGTTGAGAAAAACCTTCTGGGAGTGCATGGTCCTCCATCAAAACAGCAAATTGAGGCACTGCCTTTTGAACTGTACCCAATCTTTATGGGTGGACTCTTGCATTACAGCAACCGAGTCCTTCTAAAGAATCTTGGCTGTGACATCCAGAGTGTCACTGTAGCTCAGATCACACGAGCACTTCGGAAATATCTTGTTAGAG AAATTAATAAGCCACAACCGCCAGAGGAGTTAATGGATCTTTTGGTTCTTCTGTACGAGTTTCAAAATCCTCGCCTAACTGCGGAGGTCCTGGCCTCAATTAGAAACATCTGCCTCCACAATATACGAATGACTCCCCTCAAATGCTTCGTGTTGAGTTCTGTGCTTTCTTGCGCCCCTCCAAG TTACCAACTGGAAGAGTTGGATCTTTCCTCGTGTCTCCTTACGAGAGAAATGCTTCAGATGTTGTCACCTGCCTTCAGACACACTCGCAACCTCAA CCTACAGTTCAATAGCCTTGCTCCCGACTCCTGCATCCTCCTGAGAGATCTACTAAAAGACTCCCAAAGTTGTGTTAGAGTACTGCT ACTTTGTGACAACCAACTACTAGACTCCGGAGCCTCTCTTCTTCTCGAGGCCCTTCCAGAAAACCAGTCCTTGAGGCATCTGTCCCTGATGCACACCAGCTTGGGGGACAAAGGCGCCCTTGAGTTGGCTGAGAGACTTCAGCAGCATACTGGGCTCCAGGAACTCAATGTTGCTTATAATAACATTGGAGACAATGCTGCCCTGAGACTTGTAGATGCTTGCAGGGAACATCCCAGCATTGACATTGTTCA TTTGTACCTGAACCCCTTGAGTGATGTCGGCAAGCAGTCGTTGTATGTCCGAGGCATTCCCAAGAGCCGCGGCAGTGGGCGGCGAGTCAGAGTCCTTGCTTCCGTCACTGAGGGTTCTAATCTGTCAGAGGACTGGCATCCTATTCTCAGTGTCATTCGTGAGAATGCCTCATCCTGGGAACGAGATCGTTTGAAACAGCAGCTTAAG